A window of the Gossypium hirsutum isolate 1008001.06 chromosome A05, Gossypium_hirsutum_v2.1, whole genome shotgun sequence genome harbors these coding sequences:
- the LOC107959379 gene encoding serine/threonine-protein kinase D6PKL1 has protein sequence MDMGTSTSEIVESIDELDAELKRGEPAKNWYMPKSGNKYSIEDDINRLFEAIEVRTASRVSGFSKEIGRDALRKSAMKRPVRVSSSHASGIGISEPVSLKQALRGLSISQASEMAAMKKRLSKPSGSSGVSEAGTIKRLYRAVVVEENGSRVPLNEGKGKLVEISLVPEKITSNSSEKMPESLQVSNKEVFNLNSSILDNATTERVRTTRLPSPDQIVPLVMEPESEVSEAELKKVNSIDSPAVNHAAKEALEIGSSSIQICVETPMPNKEPKGNLLAESSQSVSGAAGKVKSVCQNPRLIKPVLRNKSFIRKKTKQESTTVVSNSNSCNGCLGNDLGPSTSYSDSQLQKPASGSGTKENMEVSRVSSSTSCSNEVNSSMVGTSGKSILSSNSSNKSKGLLTKADDKSRSREKGEFSQSSKSSIGEYSSSTATSEESNISGSSRIGSRPHMSKDLRWEAIRSIRKQHGSLSLRHFKLLKKIGGGDIGTVYLAELTGTNGLFALKVMNNDFLLSRKKMLRAQTEKEIMQMLDHPFLPTLYAYFATEKLSCLVMEYCPGGDLHILRQKQPGRSFSEQAVRFYGAEVLLALEYLHMLGVVYRDLKPENILVREDGHIMLTDFDLSLRCDANPVLLKSASPVAEPAEKMSSPCSQSSCIEPLCLNPSFQVPCFTPRLLSLASRSRKIKSDLATQISPMPQLVVEPTSARSNSFVGTHEYLAPEIIKGEGHGNAVDWWTFGIFLFELLYGKTPFKGSGNDETLSNVVSHSLRFPSSPIVSFHARDLIRGLLVKEPENRLGSVKGATEIKQHPFFEGLNWALIRCAIPPEMPRFCDSSICLPTAAFQKKDSSRGDELLGTGDHVEFDMF, from the exons ATGGATATGGGGACTAGTACTTCTGAAATCGTCGAATCGATTGATGAATTAGATGCTGAATTGAAAAGGGGAGAACCTGCTAAGAACTGGTATATGCCAAAATCAGGAAATAAGTATTCTATTGAAGATGACATTAACCGTCTTTTTGAAGCAATCGAAGTTAGGACAGCTTCTAGGGTTTCTGGTTTCTCTAAAGAAATCGGTAGAGATGCTTTACGGAAGAGTGCAATGAAAAGACCAGTTAGAGTTAGTTCTTCTCATGCTTCAGGGATTGGAATTTCTGAACCAGTGAGTTTGAAGCAGGCACTTAGAGGGTTGTCTATATCTCAGGCATCAGAGATGGCTGCTATGAAGAAGCGATTATCAAAGCCATCAGGTTCATCTGGGGTCTCAGAAGCAGGAACCATCAAAAGATTGTACAGGGCTGTAGTAGTTGAAGAAAATGGATCAAGAGTTCCTCTGAACGAAGGTAAAGGGAAGTTGGTGGAAATATCACTTGTTCCCGAAAAGATTACATCCAATAGTTCGGAAAAGATGCCTGAATCTTTGCAAGTGTCAAACAAGGAGGTGTTCAACCTAAATTCTAGTATTTTAGATAATGCAACAACAGAACGGGTAAGAACCACCAGATTGCCATCCCCAGATCAGATTGTCCCTTTGGTCATGGAGCCTGAAAGTGAAGTATCAGAAGCAGAACTTAAAAAAGTAAATTCTATAGATTCTCCAGCTGTTAATCATGCTGCCAAGGAAGCTTTGGAGATTGGTTCTTCCTCTATCCAGATTTGTGTTGAAACTCCAATGCCTAATAAGGAGCCAAAGGGAAATTTGCTTGCTGAATCTTCTCAATCAGTCTCTGGTGCTGCTGGTAAGGTGAAATCTGTCTGCCAAAATCCACGTCTAATCAAGCCAGTCTTGAGAAACAAAAGCTTTAtaaggaagaaaacaaaacagGAATCAACTACCGTTGTCAGTAATTCCAATTCTTGTAATGGTTGTTTAGGCAATGATCTTGGTCCTAGTACTAGTTATTCTGATAGCCAACTACAGAAGCCTGCTTCAGGCAGTGGAACAAAGGAAAATATGGAAGTGTCTCGTGTTTCCAGCAGTACAAGTTGCAGCAATGAAGTTAACTCAAGCATGGTGGGTACAAGTGGCAAGTCTATTTTGAGTTCAAACTCTAGTAACAAATCCAAAGGATTGTTGACCAAAGCTGATGACAAATCAAGATCAAGGGAAAAGGGAGAGTTTTCCCAGAGCTCGAAAAGTAGTATTGGCGAGTATAGTAGTAGCACTGCCACTAGTGAAGAAAGCAATATCAGTGGGTCTAGTCGGATTGGTAGTAGACCTCACATGTCAAAAGATTTGAGGTGGGAAGCTATTCGCTCCATTCGCAAGCAGCATGGAAGCTTGAGTTTGAGGCACTTCAAGCTCCTCAAGAAGATTGGTGGTGGGGACATTGGCACTGTTTACCTTGCCGAGCTGACTGGTACAAACGGCTTATTTGCTTTGAAAGTGATGAACAATGATTTTTTGTTGAGTCGCAAGAAAATGCTCAGGGCACAAACAGAAAAGGAGATAATGCAAATGCTGGATCATCCTTTTCTTCCCACATTATATGCCTATTTCGCAACAGAAAAACTTTCTTGCTTGGTTATGGAGTATTGTCCAGGTGGAGATTTGCATATTTTACGACAGAAGCAACCTGGCAGGAGTTTCTCTGAACAAGCAGTAAG GTTTTATGGTGCTGAAGTCCTGCTTGCATTGGAGTACCTGCATATGCTTGGTGTTGTATATCGAGATCTAAAACCAGAAAATATCTTGGTTAGAGAAGATGGTCACATCATGCTCACGGATTTTGACTTGTCACTCAGATGTGATGCTAATCCAGTGCTGCTCAAGTCCGCTTCACCCGTTGCTGAGCCTGCAGAGAAGATGTCAAGTCCATGCTCTCAGTCCAGCTGTATAGAGCCTTTGTGCCTCAATCCATCCTTTCAAGTACCATGCTTCACTCCTAGGCTTCTATCGCTTGCTTCCAGATCAAGGAAGATAAAATCTGATCTAGCTACTCAGATTAGCCCCATGCCACAGCTTGTAGTGGAGCCAACCAGTGCCCGGTCAAACTCATTTGTCGGAACTCATGAATACCTTGCTCCAGAAATCATCAAAGGTGAGGGTCATGGGAATGCCGTTGATTGGTGGACGTTTGGAATCTTTCTGTTTGAGCTTTTGTATGGTAAAACACCCTTCAAGGGTTCAGGAAACGATGAAACACTATCCAATGTGGTGTCACACAGCCTTAGGTTTCCTAGCAGCCCTATAGTTAGTTTTCATGCAAGAGATCTGATAAGAGGGCTTTTAGTTAAGGAACCTGAGAACCGGTTAGGATCAGTGAAAGGAGCTACGGAGATCAAACAACACCCTTTCTTTGAAGGCCTAAATTGGGCTTTGATACGATGTGCAATACCACCCGAGATGCCTAGGTTCTGTGACTCGAGCATCTGTTTGCCAACTGCAGCTTTCCAGAAAAAAGACAGCTCCAGAGGCGACGAGTTGCTGGGTACTGGAGACCACGTTGAGTTTGATATGTTTTAG
- the LOC107959378 gene encoding 60S acidic ribosomal protein P2-1, which yields MKVVAAYLLAVLGGNLSPSADDLKDILGSVGAEADDDRIELLLSEVKGKDITELTASGREKLASVPSGGGAVAAAAPTTGGGGASAAPAAEARKEEKVEEKEESDDDMGFSLFD from the exons ATGAAGGTGGTCGCTGCCTACTTGCTTGCCGTCTTGGGAGGGAACCTTTCCCCTTCTGCCGATGATTTGAAGGATATTCTCGGATCTG TTGGAGCTGAGGCTGATGATGATAGGATAGAGTTGCTATTGTCCGAAGTTAAAGGCAAAGATATCACCGAGCTAACTGCATCTGGAAGGGAGAAGTTGGCTTCAGTCCCTTCAGGTGGGGGTGCTGTTGCTGCTGCTGCTCCTACCACTGGTGGCGGTGGTGCCAGTGCTGCACCAGCTGCTGAGGCCAGGAAAGAGGAGAAGGTCGAAGAGAAGGAAGAGTCCGATGAT GATATGGGTTTCAGTCTCTTCGATTAA
- the LOC107959381 gene encoding putative low molecular weight protein-tyrosine-phosphatase slr0328, whose amino-acid sequence MRPYLNHATTRPSSSATPPYLPCYHHSHFLSPKTSFIPLFHSTKYPTLQNPKSPSYPLQDPTNFPAFVSLVKASMASSASSGRAATETKPFSVHFVCLGNICRSPAAEGVFRDIVKKKGLDSKFNIDSAGTINYHEGNLADPRMRAASKRRDIEITSISRPIRPSDFRDFDLIIAMDKRNREDILEAFNRWKSRDKLPADAYKKVRLMCSYCKKHDETEVPDPYYGGAQGFEKVLDLLEDACESLLDNILAENSNIHGS is encoded by the exons ATGAGGCCATATCTGAACCATGCCACAACTAGACCATCATCATCAGCAACTCCTCCATATTTACCATGTTACCACCACTCGCATTTCCTTTCTCCCAAGACCTCTTTTATTCCTCTCTTTCATTCAACCAAATACCCAACTCTTCAAAACCCGAAATCCCCTTCATATCCCCTGCAAGACCCCACCAATTTTCCTGCTTTTGTGTCCCTAGTGAAAGCATCGATGGCCTCTTCAGCATCATCAGGAAGGGCTGCCACAGAGACAAAGCCTTTCTCTGTTCATTTCGTTTGCTTAGGCAACATCTGCCGGAGCCCAGCTGCTGAAGGTGTCTTTAGAGATATTGTGAAAAAGAAAGGCCTTGACTCCAAGTTTAACATTGACTCTGCTGGCACCATTAATTACCATGAG GGAAATTTGGCAGACCCAAGAATGAGGGCAGCCTCAAAAAGGCGTGACATTGAGATAACATCTATTTCAAGGCCAATCCGGCCATCGGACTTTAGAGATTTTGATCTTATTATTGCAATGGACAAGCGAAATAGAG AGGATATATTAGAGGCTTTCAATAGGTGGAAATCAAGAGACAAACTCCCCGCTGATGCCTATAAAAAA GTTAGACTGATGTGCTCTTATTGTAAGAAACATGACGAGACAGAAGTCCCGGATCCATACTATGGCGGAGCGCAAGGTTTTGAGAAG GTTTTAGACTTGCTTGAAGATGCTTGCGAATCCTTACTGGATAACATCTTGGCCGAAAACAGCAACATTCATGGGTCATAA